One Lytechinus pictus isolate F3 Inbred chromosome 12, Lp3.0, whole genome shotgun sequence genomic region harbors:
- the LOC129273509 gene encoding bromodomain-containing protein 8-like isoform X4, which translates to MATTPMEQWSIREKLCLASSVMRSGDQNWVSVSRAIKPFMEPNRPSDWFSQKNCAIQYSAMLEAVDTPKRKRSGDKGEVETPVDLVVRRMTQERIEELRHQISDDRRKFKQLQEEIHNIQSGQLDDQLPKIWAEIQEKKRLEEEALENKRLAAEAKAAAVAAKLKASLQSPNKKRPPIRPPKATPSKPQTTTTPTEEEEPTVESGPIISVESSEAAPSVDVKQGIPDDDQSQPALLSSLLTTQEEEEKKAKKDGSQASEAVTIDEFTHIFSDSSKTTPPKEPEKQKQLTTTKVKDTPTLSKLLLPSPMSESGTTPDKEGADAAADESIADEGEEILPEKKEKENEKKEDVEKDVQKDIVEVAQEKPTEEPSVKAAGDKTTTEILEESKPDPEVRKAESGGGKLLRSHHEPLDMEPVSPGTQGKIEKKRGRGRPSNASRKSTRTKTKQDDDDEDTVMSFDDLKDETRSDAADSEDHDRPSESDDASVANLQTSLYSDSLPNSPSSVPHSEEDHAYRLWRKAIMLVWRAAASHKYASVFLHPVTEDIAPGYCSIVHLPMDLITIKKKIENGTIRTTEAFHRNILIMFQNAIMYNSSDHDVHNMAVSMQNDVISFIEEFISTQLMVQQPDSSKVLRGRDTMARRSDVGTKDEEGKARRSSTDHQETSGKKRRTRADEY; encoded by the exons ATGGCTACAACACCCATGGAGCAATGGAGTATTCGAGAGAAGCTATGTTTGGCTTCATCGGTGATGCGCAGCGGAGATCAAAACTGGGTGTCGGTGAGCAGAGCTATCAAACCCTTCATGGAACCTAACAGACCATCGGACTGGTTCTCACAAAAG AATTGTGCTATACAGTATTCAGCAATGTTAGAGGCAGTGGACACACCCAA GAGGAAGAGGAGTGGTGATAAGGGAGAGGTGGAGACCCCTGTTGACCTTGTGGTCCGCCGTATGACCCAGGAAAGGATCGAAGAACTAAGGCATCAGATCTCGGACGATCGTAGGAAGTTCAAGCAGCTTCAAGAAGAGATTCACAACATACAGAGCGGTCAGTTGGATGACCAGCTACCAAAGATATGGGCGGAAATACAGGA AAAGAAGCGTCTAGAAGAAGAAGCGTTGGAGAACAAGAGGTTAGCAGCAGAGGCTAAGGCTGCAGCAGTAGCAG CCAAATTGAAAGCCAGTTTACAGTCCCCAAACAAGAAACGTCCTCCCATACGACCTCCAAAGGCCACGCCTTCGAAGCCTCAGACCACAACCACTCCTACAGAGGAGGAGGAGCCTACCGTGGAATCAGGGCCAATCATCTCAGTGGAA AGTTCAGAAGCTGCCCCTAGTGTAGATGTGAAGCAAGGAATACCCGATGATGACCAGTCTCAGCCTGCATTACTCTCATCACTACTCACCACtcaagaggaagaagagaagaaggcTAAGAAAGATGGCAGCCAAGCATCG gAGGCTGTTACAATAGATGaattcacccatattttctCAGATAGCAGTAAGACCACACCCCCTAAGGAACCAGAGAAACAAAAACAGCTCACAACAACCAAAGTCAAAG ACACCCCTACCCTTTCTAAGCTTCTTCTCCCATCCCCCATGTCAGAAAGTGGAACAACCCCAGACAAAGAAGGAGCAGATGCTGCAGCAGACGAGTCCATTGCAGATGAAGGGGAGGAGATTCTGCCAGAG aaaaaggaaaaggaaaatgaaaagaaagaagatgtTGAAAAAGACGTCCAAAAAGATATTGTCGAAGTTGCACAAGAAAAGCCGACAGAGGAGCCTTCAGTGAAAGCGGCTGGAGATAAGACTACTACCGAG ATCTTGGAGGAGAGCAAACCAGATCCTGAAGTTCGTAAAGCTGAGTCTGGAGGAGGCAAGCTCCTTCGATCTCACCATGAACCTCTTGACATGGAGCCTGTGTCGCCAGGAACTCAGGGAAAGATAGAGAAGAAGAGAGGGAGGGGTCGTCCTAGCAACGCATCCAGGAAGAGTACTAGGACGAAGACTAAACAG GACGATGACGACGAAGACACAGTGATGAGTTTTGATGATCTCAAAGACGAGACTAGGAGCGATGCTGCTGATTCTGAAGATCACGATAGACCATCAGAGAGTGACGATGCATccgttgccaatttgcagaccTCCCTCTATAGTGATTCATTACCAAACAGTCCGTCTTCTGTGCCACATAG TGAAGAAGACCATGCTTATAGACTGTGGAGGAAGGCCATTATGTTAGTATGGAGAGCTGCTGCAAGCCACAA GTACGCCAGTGTGTTCCTCCACCCTGTTACGGAGGACATTGCCCCAGGTTACTGCAGCATCGTTCACCTGCCAATGGACCTTATCACTATCAAGAAGAAGATAGAGAATGGAACGATCCGGACAACGGAGGCCTTCCATCGAAACATCTTGATCATGTTTCAGAATGCAATCATGTATAATAGCTCAGATCATGATGTACACAACATGGCAGTCAGTATGCAGAACGATGTCATTAGCTTTATAGAG gaaTTCATTTCAACCCAATTAATGGTACAGCAACCAGACTCTTCTAAGGTTTTAAGAGGAAGAGATACCATGGCTAGGAGGTCAGATGTCGGCACAAAG
- the LOC129273509 gene encoding bromodomain-containing protein 8-like isoform X9, which translates to MATTPMEQWSIREKLCLASSVMRSGDQNWVSVSRAIKPFMEPNRPSDWFSQKNCAIQYSAMLEAVDTPKRKRSGDKGEVETPVDLVVRRMTQERIEELRHQISDDRRKFKQLQEEIHNIQSGQLDDQLPKIWAEIQEKKRLEEEALENKRLAAEAKAAAVAAAKLKASLQSPNKKRPPIRPPKATPSKPQTTTTPTEEEEPTVESGPIISVESSEAAPSVDVKQGIPDDDQSQPALLSSLLTTQEEEEKKAKKDGSQASEAVTIDEFTHIFSDSSKTTPPKEPEKQKQLTTTKVKDTPTLSKLLLPSPMSESGTTPDKEGADAAADESIADEGEEILPEILEESKPDPEVRKAESGGGKLLRSHHEPLDMEPVSPGTQGKIEKKRGRGRPSNASRKSTRTKTKQDDDDEDTVMSFDDLKDETRSDAADSEDHDRPSESDDASVANLQTSLYSDSLPNSPSSVPHSEEDHAYRLWRKAIMLVWRAAASHKYASVFLHPVTEDIAPGYCSIVHLPMDLITIKKKIENGTIRTTEAFHRNILIMFQNAIMYNSSDHDVHNMAVSMQNDVISFIEEFISTQLMVQQPDSSKVLRGRDTMARRSDVGTKDEEGKARRSSTDHQETSGKKRRTRADEY; encoded by the exons ATGGCTACAACACCCATGGAGCAATGGAGTATTCGAGAGAAGCTATGTTTGGCTTCATCGGTGATGCGCAGCGGAGATCAAAACTGGGTGTCGGTGAGCAGAGCTATCAAACCCTTCATGGAACCTAACAGACCATCGGACTGGTTCTCACAAAAG AATTGTGCTATACAGTATTCAGCAATGTTAGAGGCAGTGGACACACCCAA GAGGAAGAGGAGTGGTGATAAGGGAGAGGTGGAGACCCCTGTTGACCTTGTGGTCCGCCGTATGACCCAGGAAAGGATCGAAGAACTAAGGCATCAGATCTCGGACGATCGTAGGAAGTTCAAGCAGCTTCAAGAAGAGATTCACAACATACAGAGCGGTCAGTTGGATGACCAGCTACCAAAGATATGGGCGGAAATACAGGA AAAGAAGCGTCTAGAAGAAGAAGCGTTGGAGAACAAGAGGTTAGCAGCAGAGGCTAAGGCTGCAGCAGTAGCAG CAGCCAAATTGAAAGCCAGTTTACAGTCCCCAAACAAGAAACGTCCTCCCATACGACCTCCAAAGGCCACGCCTTCGAAGCCTCAGACCACAACCACTCCTACAGAGGAGGAGGAGCCTACCGTGGAATCAGGGCCAATCATCTCAGTGGAA AGTTCAGAAGCTGCCCCTAGTGTAGATGTGAAGCAAGGAATACCCGATGATGACCAGTCTCAGCCTGCATTACTCTCATCACTACTCACCACtcaagaggaagaagagaagaaggcTAAGAAAGATGGCAGCCAAGCATCG gAGGCTGTTACAATAGATGaattcacccatattttctCAGATAGCAGTAAGACCACACCCCCTAAGGAACCAGAGAAACAAAAACAGCTCACAACAACCAAAGTCAAAG ACACCCCTACCCTTTCTAAGCTTCTTCTCCCATCCCCCATGTCAGAAAGTGGAACAACCCCAGACAAAGAAGGAGCAGATGCTGCAGCAGACGAGTCCATTGCAGATGAAGGGGAGGAGATTCTGCCAGAG ATCTTGGAGGAGAGCAAACCAGATCCTGAAGTTCGTAAAGCTGAGTCTGGAGGAGGCAAGCTCCTTCGATCTCACCATGAACCTCTTGACATGGAGCCTGTGTCGCCAGGAACTCAGGGAAAGATAGAGAAGAAGAGAGGGAGGGGTCGTCCTAGCAACGCATCCAGGAAGAGTACTAGGACGAAGACTAAACAG GACGATGACGACGAAGACACAGTGATGAGTTTTGATGATCTCAAAGACGAGACTAGGAGCGATGCTGCTGATTCTGAAGATCACGATAGACCATCAGAGAGTGACGATGCATccgttgccaatttgcagaccTCCCTCTATAGTGATTCATTACCAAACAGTCCGTCTTCTGTGCCACATAG TGAAGAAGACCATGCTTATAGACTGTGGAGGAAGGCCATTATGTTAGTATGGAGAGCTGCTGCAAGCCACAA GTACGCCAGTGTGTTCCTCCACCCTGTTACGGAGGACATTGCCCCAGGTTACTGCAGCATCGTTCACCTGCCAATGGACCTTATCACTATCAAGAAGAAGATAGAGAATGGAACGATCCGGACAACGGAGGCCTTCCATCGAAACATCTTGATCATGTTTCAGAATGCAATCATGTATAATAGCTCAGATCATGATGTACACAACATGGCAGTCAGTATGCAGAACGATGTCATTAGCTTTATAGAG gaaTTCATTTCAACCCAATTAATGGTACAGCAACCAGACTCTTCTAAGGTTTTAAGAGGAAGAGATACCATGGCTAGGAGGTCAGATGTCGGCACAAAG
- the LOC129273509 gene encoding bromodomain-containing protein 8-like isoform X6: MATTPMEQWSIREKLCLASSVMRSGDQNWVSVSRAIKPFMEPNRPSDWFSQKNCAIQYSAMLEAVDTPKRKRSGDKGEVETPVDLVVRRMTQERIEELRHQISDDRRKFKQLQEEIHNIQSGQLDDQLPKIWAEIQEKKRLEEEALENKRLAAEAKAAAVADNVPFRFEAAKLKASLQSPNKKRPPIRPPKATPSKPQTTTTPTEEEEPTVESGPIISVESSEAAPSVDVKQGIPDDDQSQPALLSSLLTTQEEEEKKAKKDGSQASEAVTIDEFTHIFSDSSKTTPPKEPEKQKQLTTTKVKESGTTPDKEGADAAADESIADEGEEILPEKKEKENEKKEDVEKDVQKDIVEVAQEKPTEEPSVKAAGDKTTTEILEESKPDPEVRKAESGGGKLLRSHHEPLDMEPVSPGTQGKIEKKRGRGRPSNASRKSTRTKTKQDDDDEDTVMSFDDLKDETRSDAADSEDHDRPSESDDASVANLQTSLYSDSLPNSPSSVPHSEEDHAYRLWRKAIMLVWRAAASHKYASVFLHPVTEDIAPGYCSIVHLPMDLITIKKKIENGTIRTTEAFHRNILIMFQNAIMYNSSDHDVHNMAVSMQNDVISFIEEFISTQLMVQQPDSSKVLRGRDTMARRSDVGTKDEEGKARRSSTDHQETSGKKRRTRADEY; encoded by the exons ATGGCTACAACACCCATGGAGCAATGGAGTATTCGAGAGAAGCTATGTTTGGCTTCATCGGTGATGCGCAGCGGAGATCAAAACTGGGTGTCGGTGAGCAGAGCTATCAAACCCTTCATGGAACCTAACAGACCATCGGACTGGTTCTCACAAAAG AATTGTGCTATACAGTATTCAGCAATGTTAGAGGCAGTGGACACACCCAA GAGGAAGAGGAGTGGTGATAAGGGAGAGGTGGAGACCCCTGTTGACCTTGTGGTCCGCCGTATGACCCAGGAAAGGATCGAAGAACTAAGGCATCAGATCTCGGACGATCGTAGGAAGTTCAAGCAGCTTCAAGAAGAGATTCACAACATACAGAGCGGTCAGTTGGATGACCAGCTACCAAAGATATGGGCGGAAATACAGGA AAAGAAGCGTCTAGAAGAAGAAGCGTTGGAGAACAAGAGGTTAGCAGCAGAGGCTAAGGCTGCAGCAGTAGCAG aCAATGTTCCTTTTCGTTTTGAAGCAGCCAAATTGAAAGCCAGTTTACAGTCCCCAAACAAGAAACGTCCTCCCATACGACCTCCAAAGGCCACGCCTTCGAAGCCTCAGACCACAACCACTCCTACAGAGGAGGAGGAGCCTACCGTGGAATCAGGGCCAATCATCTCAGTGGAA AGTTCAGAAGCTGCCCCTAGTGTAGATGTGAAGCAAGGAATACCCGATGATGACCAGTCTCAGCCTGCATTACTCTCATCACTACTCACCACtcaagaggaagaagagaagaaggcTAAGAAAGATGGCAGCCAAGCATCG gAGGCTGTTACAATAGATGaattcacccatattttctCAGATAGCAGTAAGACCACACCCCCTAAGGAACCAGAGAAACAAAAACAGCTCACAACAACCAAAGTCAAAG AAAGTGGAACAACCCCAGACAAAGAAGGAGCAGATGCTGCAGCAGACGAGTCCATTGCAGATGAAGGGGAGGAGATTCTGCCAGAG aaaaaggaaaaggaaaatgaaaagaaagaagatgtTGAAAAAGACGTCCAAAAAGATATTGTCGAAGTTGCACAAGAAAAGCCGACAGAGGAGCCTTCAGTGAAAGCGGCTGGAGATAAGACTACTACCGAG ATCTTGGAGGAGAGCAAACCAGATCCTGAAGTTCGTAAAGCTGAGTCTGGAGGAGGCAAGCTCCTTCGATCTCACCATGAACCTCTTGACATGGAGCCTGTGTCGCCAGGAACTCAGGGAAAGATAGAGAAGAAGAGAGGGAGGGGTCGTCCTAGCAACGCATCCAGGAAGAGTACTAGGACGAAGACTAAACAG GACGATGACGACGAAGACACAGTGATGAGTTTTGATGATCTCAAAGACGAGACTAGGAGCGATGCTGCTGATTCTGAAGATCACGATAGACCATCAGAGAGTGACGATGCATccgttgccaatttgcagaccTCCCTCTATAGTGATTCATTACCAAACAGTCCGTCTTCTGTGCCACATAG TGAAGAAGACCATGCTTATAGACTGTGGAGGAAGGCCATTATGTTAGTATGGAGAGCTGCTGCAAGCCACAA GTACGCCAGTGTGTTCCTCCACCCTGTTACGGAGGACATTGCCCCAGGTTACTGCAGCATCGTTCACCTGCCAATGGACCTTATCACTATCAAGAAGAAGATAGAGAATGGAACGATCCGGACAACGGAGGCCTTCCATCGAAACATCTTGATCATGTTTCAGAATGCAATCATGTATAATAGCTCAGATCATGATGTACACAACATGGCAGTCAGTATGCAGAACGATGTCATTAGCTTTATAGAG gaaTTCATTTCAACCCAATTAATGGTACAGCAACCAGACTCTTCTAAGGTTTTAAGAGGAAGAGATACCATGGCTAGGAGGTCAGATGTCGGCACAAAG
- the LOC129273509 gene encoding bromodomain-containing protein 8-like isoform X1: MATTPMEQWSIREKLCLASSVMRSGDQNWVSVSRAIKPFMEPNRPSDWFSQKNCAIQYSAMLEAVDTPKRKRSGDKGEVETPVDLVVRRMTQERIEELRHQISDDRRKFKQLQEEIHNIQSGQLDDQLPKIWAEIQEKKRLEEEALENKRLAAEAKAAAVADNVPFRFEAAKLKASLQSPNKKRPPIRPPKATPSKPQTTTTPTEEEEPTVESGPIISVESSEAAPSVDVKQGIPDDDQSQPALLSSLLTTQEEEEKKAKKDGSQASEAVTIDEFTHIFSDSSKTTPPKEPEKQKQLTTTKVKDTPTLSKLLLPSPMSESGTTPDKEGADAAADESIADEGEEILPEKKEKENEKKEDVEKDVQKDIVEVAQEKPTEEPSVKAAGDKTTTEILEESKPDPEVRKAESGGGKLLRSHHEPLDMEPVSPGTQGKIEKKRGRGRPSNASRKSTRTKTKQDDDDEDTVMSFDDLKDETRSDAADSEDHDRPSESDDASVANLQTSLYSDSLPNSPSSVPHSEEDHAYRLWRKAIMLVWRAAASHKYASVFLHPVTEDIAPGYCSIVHLPMDLITIKKKIENGTIRTTEAFHRNILIMFQNAIMYNSSDHDVHNMAVSMQNDVISFIEEFISTQLMVQQPDSSKVLRGRDTMARRSDVGTKDEEGKARRSSTDHQETSGKKRRTRADEY; this comes from the exons ATGGCTACAACACCCATGGAGCAATGGAGTATTCGAGAGAAGCTATGTTTGGCTTCATCGGTGATGCGCAGCGGAGATCAAAACTGGGTGTCGGTGAGCAGAGCTATCAAACCCTTCATGGAACCTAACAGACCATCGGACTGGTTCTCACAAAAG AATTGTGCTATACAGTATTCAGCAATGTTAGAGGCAGTGGACACACCCAA GAGGAAGAGGAGTGGTGATAAGGGAGAGGTGGAGACCCCTGTTGACCTTGTGGTCCGCCGTATGACCCAGGAAAGGATCGAAGAACTAAGGCATCAGATCTCGGACGATCGTAGGAAGTTCAAGCAGCTTCAAGAAGAGATTCACAACATACAGAGCGGTCAGTTGGATGACCAGCTACCAAAGATATGGGCGGAAATACAGGA AAAGAAGCGTCTAGAAGAAGAAGCGTTGGAGAACAAGAGGTTAGCAGCAGAGGCTAAGGCTGCAGCAGTAGCAG aCAATGTTCCTTTTCGTTTTGAAGCAGCCAAATTGAAAGCCAGTTTACAGTCCCCAAACAAGAAACGTCCTCCCATACGACCTCCAAAGGCCACGCCTTCGAAGCCTCAGACCACAACCACTCCTACAGAGGAGGAGGAGCCTACCGTGGAATCAGGGCCAATCATCTCAGTGGAA AGTTCAGAAGCTGCCCCTAGTGTAGATGTGAAGCAAGGAATACCCGATGATGACCAGTCTCAGCCTGCATTACTCTCATCACTACTCACCACtcaagaggaagaagagaagaaggcTAAGAAAGATGGCAGCCAAGCATCG gAGGCTGTTACAATAGATGaattcacccatattttctCAGATAGCAGTAAGACCACACCCCCTAAGGAACCAGAGAAACAAAAACAGCTCACAACAACCAAAGTCAAAG ACACCCCTACCCTTTCTAAGCTTCTTCTCCCATCCCCCATGTCAGAAAGTGGAACAACCCCAGACAAAGAAGGAGCAGATGCTGCAGCAGACGAGTCCATTGCAGATGAAGGGGAGGAGATTCTGCCAGAG aaaaaggaaaaggaaaatgaaaagaaagaagatgtTGAAAAAGACGTCCAAAAAGATATTGTCGAAGTTGCACAAGAAAAGCCGACAGAGGAGCCTTCAGTGAAAGCGGCTGGAGATAAGACTACTACCGAG ATCTTGGAGGAGAGCAAACCAGATCCTGAAGTTCGTAAAGCTGAGTCTGGAGGAGGCAAGCTCCTTCGATCTCACCATGAACCTCTTGACATGGAGCCTGTGTCGCCAGGAACTCAGGGAAAGATAGAGAAGAAGAGAGGGAGGGGTCGTCCTAGCAACGCATCCAGGAAGAGTACTAGGACGAAGACTAAACAG GACGATGACGACGAAGACACAGTGATGAGTTTTGATGATCTCAAAGACGAGACTAGGAGCGATGCTGCTGATTCTGAAGATCACGATAGACCATCAGAGAGTGACGATGCATccgttgccaatttgcagaccTCCCTCTATAGTGATTCATTACCAAACAGTCCGTCTTCTGTGCCACATAG TGAAGAAGACCATGCTTATAGACTGTGGAGGAAGGCCATTATGTTAGTATGGAGAGCTGCTGCAAGCCACAA GTACGCCAGTGTGTTCCTCCACCCTGTTACGGAGGACATTGCCCCAGGTTACTGCAGCATCGTTCACCTGCCAATGGACCTTATCACTATCAAGAAGAAGATAGAGAATGGAACGATCCGGACAACGGAGGCCTTCCATCGAAACATCTTGATCATGTTTCAGAATGCAATCATGTATAATAGCTCAGATCATGATGTACACAACATGGCAGTCAGTATGCAGAACGATGTCATTAGCTTTATAGAG gaaTTCATTTCAACCCAATTAATGGTACAGCAACCAGACTCTTCTAAGGTTTTAAGAGGAAGAGATACCATGGCTAGGAGGTCAGATGTCGGCACAAAG
- the LOC129273509 gene encoding bromodomain-containing protein 8-like isoform X8 translates to MATTPMEQWSIREKLCLASSVMRSGDQNWVSVSRAIKPFMEPNRPSDWFSQKNCAIQYSAMLEAVDTPKRKRSGDKGEVETPVDLVVRRMTQERIEELRHQISDDRRKFKQLQEEIHNIQSGQLDDQLPKIWAEIQEKKRLEEEALENKRLAAEAKAAAVADNVPFRFEAAKLKASLQSPNKKRPPIRPPKATPSKPQTTTTPTEEEEPTVESGPIISVESSEAAPSVDVKQGIPDDDQSQPALLSSLLTTQEEEEKKAKKDGSQASEAVTIDEFTHIFSDSSKTTPPKEPEKQKQLTTTKVKDTPTLSKLLLPSPMSESGTTPDKEGADAAADESIADEGEEILPEILEESKPDPEVRKAESGGGKLLRSHHEPLDMEPVSPGTQGKIEKKRGRGRPSNASRKSTRTKTKQDDDDEDTVMSFDDLKDETRSDAADSEDHDRPSESDDASVANLQTSLYSDSLPNSPSSVPHSEEDHAYRLWRKAIMLVWRAAASHKYASVFLHPVTEDIAPGYCSIVHLPMDLITIKKKIENGTIRTTEAFHRNILIMFQNAIMYNSSDHDVHNMAVSMQNDVISFIEEFISTQLMVQQPDSSKVLRGRDTMARRSDVGTKDEEGKARRSSTDHQETSGKKRRTRADEY, encoded by the exons ATGGCTACAACACCCATGGAGCAATGGAGTATTCGAGAGAAGCTATGTTTGGCTTCATCGGTGATGCGCAGCGGAGATCAAAACTGGGTGTCGGTGAGCAGAGCTATCAAACCCTTCATGGAACCTAACAGACCATCGGACTGGTTCTCACAAAAG AATTGTGCTATACAGTATTCAGCAATGTTAGAGGCAGTGGACACACCCAA GAGGAAGAGGAGTGGTGATAAGGGAGAGGTGGAGACCCCTGTTGACCTTGTGGTCCGCCGTATGACCCAGGAAAGGATCGAAGAACTAAGGCATCAGATCTCGGACGATCGTAGGAAGTTCAAGCAGCTTCAAGAAGAGATTCACAACATACAGAGCGGTCAGTTGGATGACCAGCTACCAAAGATATGGGCGGAAATACAGGA AAAGAAGCGTCTAGAAGAAGAAGCGTTGGAGAACAAGAGGTTAGCAGCAGAGGCTAAGGCTGCAGCAGTAGCAG aCAATGTTCCTTTTCGTTTTGAAGCAGCCAAATTGAAAGCCAGTTTACAGTCCCCAAACAAGAAACGTCCTCCCATACGACCTCCAAAGGCCACGCCTTCGAAGCCTCAGACCACAACCACTCCTACAGAGGAGGAGGAGCCTACCGTGGAATCAGGGCCAATCATCTCAGTGGAA AGTTCAGAAGCTGCCCCTAGTGTAGATGTGAAGCAAGGAATACCCGATGATGACCAGTCTCAGCCTGCATTACTCTCATCACTACTCACCACtcaagaggaagaagagaagaaggcTAAGAAAGATGGCAGCCAAGCATCG gAGGCTGTTACAATAGATGaattcacccatattttctCAGATAGCAGTAAGACCACACCCCCTAAGGAACCAGAGAAACAAAAACAGCTCACAACAACCAAAGTCAAAG ACACCCCTACCCTTTCTAAGCTTCTTCTCCCATCCCCCATGTCAGAAAGTGGAACAACCCCAGACAAAGAAGGAGCAGATGCTGCAGCAGACGAGTCCATTGCAGATGAAGGGGAGGAGATTCTGCCAGAG ATCTTGGAGGAGAGCAAACCAGATCCTGAAGTTCGTAAAGCTGAGTCTGGAGGAGGCAAGCTCCTTCGATCTCACCATGAACCTCTTGACATGGAGCCTGTGTCGCCAGGAACTCAGGGAAAGATAGAGAAGAAGAGAGGGAGGGGTCGTCCTAGCAACGCATCCAGGAAGAGTACTAGGACGAAGACTAAACAG GACGATGACGACGAAGACACAGTGATGAGTTTTGATGATCTCAAAGACGAGACTAGGAGCGATGCTGCTGATTCTGAAGATCACGATAGACCATCAGAGAGTGACGATGCATccgttgccaatttgcagaccTCCCTCTATAGTGATTCATTACCAAACAGTCCGTCTTCTGTGCCACATAG TGAAGAAGACCATGCTTATAGACTGTGGAGGAAGGCCATTATGTTAGTATGGAGAGCTGCTGCAAGCCACAA GTACGCCAGTGTGTTCCTCCACCCTGTTACGGAGGACATTGCCCCAGGTTACTGCAGCATCGTTCACCTGCCAATGGACCTTATCACTATCAAGAAGAAGATAGAGAATGGAACGATCCGGACAACGGAGGCCTTCCATCGAAACATCTTGATCATGTTTCAGAATGCAATCATGTATAATAGCTCAGATCATGATGTACACAACATGGCAGTCAGTATGCAGAACGATGTCATTAGCTTTATAGAG gaaTTCATTTCAACCCAATTAATGGTACAGCAACCAGACTCTTCTAAGGTTTTAAGAGGAAGAGATACCATGGCTAGGAGGTCAGATGTCGGCACAAAG